One genomic region from Anopheles bellator chromosome 2, idAnoBellAS_SP24_06.2, whole genome shotgun sequence encodes:
- the LOC131208034 gene encoding rab3 GTPase-activating protein catalytic subunit-like, whose translation MANQRLAADQVASGFPDSRTCLLHQKLQMLNVCMERRTLRDGGLPFSMRTSEAGAAGGGGESDEEFFDCWEEEQRAAAAAAAAGEPVGRLSRLGRMLLVGSDEPLYIPITQEPVPKTEDQLEDDAEVLLKLGPDSELRTQMMSASLLSDAESFKAANPTAQLEDFIRWYSPRDWIEDEPIDEQDPFGRRGHLSARMQIPGNTWRTVWDGARPVPARRQKRLFDDTKEAEKVLHFLESRAIGQIAELTVATLFHVALDTAKLEAATARGAIPRYEETIERLTTTCCRLSRENWSTGTGSATGMTRAVSSRTKYELLLGELLQLESSLTQVRSLTRKLTDSSESFECQLIQDLLLGDETELPEGAASEIAARLLTMFGEAKRAANEAGTEATAAINAGGNVCLPDPVEKQFTLRLSGNTVSKGPGTPQFLRAILMPQEFRLCGAFSRNTTFY comes from the exons atggccaatcaGCGGCTAGCGGCAGATCA GGTGGCCAGTGGTTTCCCGGACTCACGGACCTGTCTGCTGCACCAGAAGCTGCAGATGCTGAACGTATGCATGGAGCGGCGTACATTGCGCGACGGAGGCCTCCCGTTCTCGATGAGGACCTCCGAAGCCGgagcggccggcggtggagGTGAATCGGACGAGGAATTCTTTGACTGCTGGGAGGAAGAGCAGcgggcagcggcggcagcagcggctgcCGGTGAGCCCGTGGGCCGTTTGTCCCGGCTCGGACGCATGTTGCTCGTCGGTTCGGACGAACCCCTGTACATTCCGATCACACAGGAACCCGTCCCGAAGACGGAGGATCAGCTCGAGGATGACGCTGAGGTCCTGCTAAAGCTCGGGCCCGACAGCGAACTGAGGACCCAGATGATGAGTGCCTCGCTGCTGTCCGATGCCGAGAGCTTCAAGGCGGCCAATCCGACCGCCCAGCTCGAGGACTTCATCCGATGGTACAGTCCGCGGGACTGGATCGAGgacgaaccgatcgatgaGCAGGATCCGTTCGGACGGCGCGGTCACCTGAGCGCCCGGATGCAGATCCCCGGTAACACGTGGCGCACCGTCTGGGACGGTGCCCGGCCCGTGCCGGCCCGCCGTCAGAAGCGCCTGTTCGATGACACGAAGGAAGCGGAGAAGGTGCTCCACTTTCTCGAATCCCGCGCCATCGGCCAGATCGCTGAACTCACGGTGGCCACCCTGTTCCACGTGGCACTCGACACGGCCAAGCTGGAAGCGGCCACCGCACGTGGGGCCATCCCGCGCTACGAAGAGACGATCGAACGGCTGACCACCACCTGTTGTCGGTTGTCGCGCGAAAATTggtccaccggcaccggttcggccaccggaatGACGCGGGCGGTCAGCTCGCGGACCAAGTacgagctgctgctcggggAGTTGCTGCAGCTCGAAAGCAGCCTTACCCAGGTCCGCAGTCTGACGCGAAAGCTCACGGATTCGAGCGAAAGCTTCGAGTGCCAACTTATCCAAGATTTGTTGCTGGGCGACGAAACCGAGCTCCCAGAGGGCGCTGCGAGCGAGATTGCCGCCCGGCTGCTGACGATGTTTGGCGAGGCGAAACGGGCGGCCAACGAGGCGGGGACCGAGGCTACGGCAGCGATCAACGCCGGAGGGAATGTG TgtcttccggatccggtggaGAAGCAGTTTACGTTGCGGCTGTCTGGCAACACCGTCAGCAAGGGACCCGGAACGCCACAGTTTTTGAG AGCAATCCTGATGCCACAAGAATTCCGTTTGTGTGGTGCGTTCAGCCGGAACACTACTTTCTATTGA
- the LOC131212016 gene encoding dual specificity tyrosine-phosphorylation-regulated kinase 2-like isoform X2, whose translation MNSKHSETEQSVSRLAQLCSFLFHLKVLMGYGLYSFFAEHCVTVFLRRIFYPPVVGQLDSDKCRREHRDTTHLFDSRPELASLSGTRNAFRGGRNAMIDAHGNALPPLSPSSNNNSTTELENDKPTLPMTPARAWDQYGHQMTDFEKQEIEKYKEIYYLGLDARKIHGKAGVGANAGFDDENGCYQKIVHDHICYRYEILEIIGKGSFGQVIRALDHKTKQYVAIKIIRNKKRFHHQALVEVRILDELRKKDTDGGHNVIHMLDYFYFRNHLCITFELMSLNLYELIKKNNYQGFSLSLIRRFCNSIVKCLRFLDELNIIHCDLKPENVLLKQRGSSSIKVIDFGSSCFSDRTVYTYIQSRFYRSPEVILGYPYGKSIDMWSLGCILAELYTGYPLFPGENEVEQLACIMEILGVPPNDVFQLATRKRLFFDSRGVPRCITNSKGRKRKPGSKTLSQALRCNDTVFIDFVSKCLEWDPHKRMTPEQAARHEWLQPSASSTYVSSKSKESSDSQLNFLHKLQRSQPMTPNTILPEIKTPSNRTQRYTKERVKGLLESTPFGHLLESEL comes from the exons GTTGTTGGGCAGCTCGATAGTGACAAGTGCCGGCGGGAGCACCGGGACACCACGCACCTGTTCGACTCGCGGCCGGAGCTGGCCAGCCTGAGCGGTACCCGGAACGCGTTCCGTGGCGGTCGCAACGCGATGATCGACGCCCACGGCAACGCGCTGCCGCCGCTCAGCCcgtccagcaacaacaactccaCGACGGAGCTGGAGAATGACAAACCGACCCTGCCAATGACGCCCGCAA GAGCATGGGACCAGTACGGCCACCAGATGACGGACTTCGAGAAGCAGGAGATCGAGAAGTACAAGGAAATCTACTATCTCGGGCTGGATGCCCGCAAGATCCACGGCAAGGCGGGCGTCGGAGCGAACGCCGGGTTCGACGATGAGAACGGCTGCTATCAGAAG ATTGTGCACGACCACATCTGCTACCGGTACGAGATCCTGGAGATCATCGGCAAGGGCAGCTTCGGGCAGGTGATCCGGGCGCTCGACCACAAAACCAAGCAGTACGTGGCGATCAAGATCATCCGCAACAAGAAGCGCTTCCACCATCAGGCCCTCGTCGAGGTCCGGATATTGGACGAGCTGAGGAAGAAGGACacggacggtggccacaacgTCATCCACATGCTCGACTACTTTTACTTCCGCAACCATCTCTGCATCACGTTCGAGCTCATGAG CCTGAACCTGTACGAGTTGATCAAGAAGAACAACTACCAGGGCTTCAGCCTGAGCCTCATCCGGCGGTTCTGCAACTCGATCGTCAAGTGTTTGCGGTTCCTCGACGAGCTCAACATCATACACTGTGATCTGAAGCCG GAGAACGTGTTGCTGAAGCAGCGTGGCAGCAGCTCGATAAAGGTGATCGATTTCGGCAGCTCGTGCTTCTCGGACCGGACCGTCTACACGTACATCCAGTCCCGGTTCTACCGGTCGCCGGAAGTTATCCTCGGCTACCCGTACGGCAAGTCGATCGATATGTGGAGCTTAG GTTGCATCCTGGCGGAACTGTACACCGGGTATCCCCTGTTTCCGGGCGAGAACGAAGTCGAGCAGCTGGCGTGCATAATGGAAATCCTGGGCGTCCCGCCGAACGACGTTTTCCAGTTGGCCACCCGGAAAAGACTATTCTTCG ATTCCCGAGGAGTTCCGCGGTGCATAACTAACTCGAAGGGCCGCAAGCGGAAGCCGGGCTCGAAGACCCTTTCGCAGGCGCTCCGGTGCAACGATACCGTGTTCATCGATTTCGTCAGCAAGTGTTTGGA GTGGGACCCACACAAGCGCATGACGCCGGAGCAGGCCGCACGGCACGAGTGGCTACAGCCGAGTGCATCCTCGACCTACGTTTCGTCCAAGTCGAAGGAGAGCAGCGACAGCCAGCTGAACTTCCTCCACAAACTGCAGCGATCTCAGCCAATGACACCAAACACCATCCTGCCGGAGATTAAGACTCCCTCCAATCGCACCCAGCGGTACACCAAAGAGCGCGTCAAAG GCCTTCTGGAGAGCACTCCCTTTGGACACTTGTTAGAATCTGAATTATGA
- the LOC131212016 gene encoding dual specificity tyrosine-phosphorylation-regulated kinase 4-like isoform X1, with protein MNSKHSETEQSVSRLAQLCSFLFHLKVLMGYGLYSFFAEHCVTVFLRRIFYPPVVGQLDSDKCRREHRDTTHLFDSRPELASLSGTRNAFRGGRNAMIDAHGNALPPLSPSSNNNSTTELENDKPTLPMTPARAWDQYGHQMTDFEKQEIEKYKEIYYLGLDARKIHGKAGVGANAGFDDENGCYQKIVHDHICYRYEILEIIGKGSFGQVIRALDHKTKQYVAIKIIRNKKRFHHQALVEVRILDELRKKDTDGGHNVIHMLDYFYFRNHLCITFELMSLNLYELIKKNNYQGFSLSLIRRFCNSIVKCLRFLDELNIIHCDLKPENVLLKQRGSSSIKVIDFGSSCFSDRTVYTYIQSRFYRSPEVILGYPYGKSIDMWSLGCILAELYTGYPLFPGENEVEQLACIMEILGVPPNDVFQLATRKRLFFDSRGVPRCITNSKGRKRKPGSKTLSQALRCNDTVFIDFVSKCLEWDPHKRMTPEQAARHEWLQPSASSTYVSSKSKESSDSQLNFLHKLQRSQPMTPNTILPEIKTPSNRTQRYTKERVKATDLETAQQQYSLHRPLHGVRKATALVNAASNTNHNSNHNNNNNNSGGGGGGGGGGGGGGSTQTINGTSKYAASSTSSAHHHHHHHHHHGAGAGVMPHSQSTGDVSAIFGRA; from the exons GTTGTTGGGCAGCTCGATAGTGACAAGTGCCGGCGGGAGCACCGGGACACCACGCACCTGTTCGACTCGCGGCCGGAGCTGGCCAGCCTGAGCGGTACCCGGAACGCGTTCCGTGGCGGTCGCAACGCGATGATCGACGCCCACGGCAACGCGCTGCCGCCGCTCAGCCcgtccagcaacaacaactccaCGACGGAGCTGGAGAATGACAAACCGACCCTGCCAATGACGCCCGCAA GAGCATGGGACCAGTACGGCCACCAGATGACGGACTTCGAGAAGCAGGAGATCGAGAAGTACAAGGAAATCTACTATCTCGGGCTGGATGCCCGCAAGATCCACGGCAAGGCGGGCGTCGGAGCGAACGCCGGGTTCGACGATGAGAACGGCTGCTATCAGAAG ATTGTGCACGACCACATCTGCTACCGGTACGAGATCCTGGAGATCATCGGCAAGGGCAGCTTCGGGCAGGTGATCCGGGCGCTCGACCACAAAACCAAGCAGTACGTGGCGATCAAGATCATCCGCAACAAGAAGCGCTTCCACCATCAGGCCCTCGTCGAGGTCCGGATATTGGACGAGCTGAGGAAGAAGGACacggacggtggccacaacgTCATCCACATGCTCGACTACTTTTACTTCCGCAACCATCTCTGCATCACGTTCGAGCTCATGAG CCTGAACCTGTACGAGTTGATCAAGAAGAACAACTACCAGGGCTTCAGCCTGAGCCTCATCCGGCGGTTCTGCAACTCGATCGTCAAGTGTTTGCGGTTCCTCGACGAGCTCAACATCATACACTGTGATCTGAAGCCG GAGAACGTGTTGCTGAAGCAGCGTGGCAGCAGCTCGATAAAGGTGATCGATTTCGGCAGCTCGTGCTTCTCGGACCGGACCGTCTACACGTACATCCAGTCCCGGTTCTACCGGTCGCCGGAAGTTATCCTCGGCTACCCGTACGGCAAGTCGATCGATATGTGGAGCTTAG GTTGCATCCTGGCGGAACTGTACACCGGGTATCCCCTGTTTCCGGGCGAGAACGAAGTCGAGCAGCTGGCGTGCATAATGGAAATCCTGGGCGTCCCGCCGAACGACGTTTTCCAGTTGGCCACCCGGAAAAGACTATTCTTCG ATTCCCGAGGAGTTCCGCGGTGCATAACTAACTCGAAGGGCCGCAAGCGGAAGCCGGGCTCGAAGACCCTTTCGCAGGCGCTCCGGTGCAACGATACCGTGTTCATCGATTTCGTCAGCAAGTGTTTGGA GTGGGACCCACACAAGCGCATGACGCCGGAGCAGGCCGCACGGCACGAGTGGCTACAGCCGAGTGCATCCTCGACCTACGTTTCGTCCAAGTCGAAGGAGAGCAGCGACAGCCAGCTGAACTTCCTCCACAAACTGCAGCGATCTCAGCCAATGACACCAAACACCATCCTGCCGGAGATTAAGACTCCCTCCAATCGCACCCAGCGGTACACCAAAGAGCGCGTCAAAG CAACCGATCTCGAAACGGCACAACAGCAATACTCACTGCACCGGCCACTGCACGGTGTCCGGAAGGCGACGGCCCTCGTGAACGCGGCCAGCAATACGaaccacaacagcaaccacaacaacaacaacaacaacagcggcggcggcggcggcggcggcggcggcggcggcggcggcggcagcacgcAGACAATAAACGGCACGTCGAAGTACGCCGCCTCGTCGACGTCCtcggcccaccaccatcaccatcatcaccaccatcacggggccggggccggggtgaTGCCGCACTCGCAGAGCACCGGCGACGTGTCGGCCATCTTTGGGCGCGCATGA